The genomic interval GCCTCGGTCTGCCTGGGAATCCTCTTTCCCGTCTCCCTCGATGCGAAGGTTTGGATGATCCTTCTTTCCATCTATGTGCTCTTCGCAGCAGCAGCACCTGTATGGTTCATCCTGCAACCGAGGGATTTCATAAACGTTCAGATCCTTTATCTGGGAGTTACCGTTCTTATCCTTGCCGTTTTCATTGGCGGACTCGCTGGAGTGAAGATCTCAGCGCCTGCTTTCAACAACGGTGAAGAGACCAGCCGTCTTGGAATGCTCTGGCCGATGCTCTTCATAACAATCGCCTGCGGGGCTATTTCGGGATTCCACTCCATGGTAGCCACTGGAACAACGGCCAAACAATGCGCCAGAGAGGAAGATATAAAAAAGCTCGGCTACAATGCCATGCTTCTGGAATCCCTCCTGGCAGTTGGCGTCGTTCTCGTCCTTGGCTCTTTCCTTTCATTTTCCGATTACAAAGCAATCGTCTGGCCCGACGACCCGTCCTTGAAGCCGAATCCTGTTCTTGCTTTCTCTCTTGCCATCGGCAATGCTCTGCACTCAGGATTCCATTTGCCGACGGCTTTAGGAGCAGTCTTTGGAATCCTGCTTGTCGAAGGTTTCGTCATCACGACGCTCGATGCCGCCATCAGGCTGAACAGATATCTGTTCGAAGAGCTCTGGGTCATCCTCTTTAAGAGCCCCGGTATCTTCCTGCGGTCGTTCTGGTTCAACTCGGGCCTTTCCGTTCTGTTCATGTGGGTGCTCGCACAGGGGAACACCGTCAACGCACTGTGGCCCATCTTCGGGACGGGAAACCAGCTCCTGGCAGCCCTTGCCCTTGCCGTGGTTTCCATATGGCTGATCAAGCAGGGAAGGAAAGCCTCTTTTGCCCTACTTCCCGCCCTTTTCATGCTCTTTACGACGATGGCATCCCTCGTAATACTATTCAGAGACTACTGGAAGCAGGAAAATTTCACACTCCTCTCGGCTGATATCGTTCTCTTCTTCCTTGCCGTCTCCGCGGTTTTTCTTGTCCTCAAAACGGCCCGCCTCTTGACAAATTCAAAAATATGATAATAATTATCATCTGATAATTTTTCTTATTTAAAGGCCAGCTGAGTTGCATCACAGCAGAAAGATCAGCCAGGCTAAAAAGAGGGAGAAGAAACTGGAAAATAAGATGAGCGAGAAGAGCCTGGAATGGTTCAGCAAGACTTGCAGGGAAAAGGGCTTGAGCGCTACCCATCAGAGACTCGCCATCTTCCTCGAACTGGCAAGGAGTGTGGACCACCCGACTGCCGATTCTCTTCACGCCAGGATCAGAAAAATCTATCCGACGATCTCTCTTGCCACGGTGTACAGGACACTCGAGACCCTTGAGAAGAGCGGCATCATCCAGCGGGTCAGCACTGCTGATTCCCTGCTCAGATACGACGCGGATAGCAGTCAACACAACCATTTTTATTGCGTATCCTGCCATCGGGTTGATGACGTACCTGATAGCGTGATCAACGGTTTTCACTTAAAAGAAAAGTCCATGAGAGATTGCATTATCACGGACTACAGCGTTATCTTCAGAGGCTTATGTCAGGAATGCTCCAGAAGAAAGAGACCACGAAGAGAGGCCTGAACATAAATCAAGAGGGTTACACATCAGTTATTAGAGGAGCTTCATTGGCTTTTTGGAACCTTTCGCAGAATTCTAAACTAATGCATCACACAAGTGGCAAGCGTCATGAGAAAAACATGCTTCTATCAGAAGCATCTTCTACAGGAAAGGAGGCCAATATGGAAAAATGGAAATGTACAGTCTGTGGTTATATCTATGATCCAGCAGAGGGCGATGATGAGGGAGGAATCCCTCCCGGCACTCCATTTGAGGAACTCCCTGATGACTGGATTTGCCCGGAATGCGGCGTCGGGAAGGACATGTTCGAGAAAATGGAGGGATGAGACGTCTCTTCGACCTTTTAAAAAATATGATTTCATTTTAATGCAGGATTTAAATTCATTTTATATTAAGGAGGTATGAAACATGAGGAAAATGACTGAACAGAATTTAAGGGCTGCTTTTGCGGGCGAGAGCCAGGCGCACATGAAGTATCTCATCTTTGCCGGGAAGGCAGAGAAGGAAGGGAACAGAAACGTGGGCCGCCTCTTTCGTGCCATAGCCTTTGCGGAACAGGTACACGCCACGAACCATCTCAAGGCTCTCGGAGAAGTCGGCTCCACGACAGAGAACCTTCAGACCGCCATCAACGGAGAGACCTACGAGGTTGATGAGATGTACCCTGTCTTTTACGAAACGGCAAAGTTCCAGGAGGAGAAGCTCGCCCAGAGAAGCACGAATTGGGCGCTTGAGGCGGAGAAGATCCATGCTGCCATGTATTCCAGAGCCAAACAATCCTTGGAAGAGGGAAAGGACTTAAGTCCTGTAAGCATCTATATTTGCGACGTTTGCGGGTATACAGTCGAAGGAACCGCGCCTGACAAATGCCCCCTTTGCAATGCCTCCATGGATCGATTCGTAAAATTTTAGTTGAAAAGGGCTCACTCCATGAAGATAATAAGGGAAAATCAGGAGGGTGATATGAGCAGACAAAAGATCATAGAGGCTTTGCAGAAAGACCTGAGTGATGAGATGGCCGCTATCATCCAGTACATGCAGCACCACTATGTCGCCGAGGGAATGGAGAGTCCATCCATCATCGAGATCTTCAAGAAGACCTCAATTGATGAGATGAAGCATGCTGAGATGCTGGCGGAACGGATCGTCTATCTCGGCGGAGAGCCAACCACAACGCTGTCGAGGGTTAAGAAGGGGGGCAATCTCAAGAAGATGATCAAGGATGACCTCGATAGCGAGAACGATGCCATCAAACAGTACAAGGAGCACATCAAGCTCTGCGGCGACCTCGGAGATTCTGTGACCAGGCTGATGCTTGAGAAGATCCTCACAGATGAAGAGGGGCATGCCGACACCTGGGAGACCATCCTCGGCATCAAAAAATAACTCTTCGGAGGGCGAATTCGAAAGACTCATTGAGCGATTCCGATTTCTCCCTCTCTTCAGAGACAAATTATTTCATCTTTTCTGAGTGCTCGCAGGGACAAATGAAAGGGGTACCCATTGTGGGTACCCCTTTTTATTGCTGCCGGGAGATCCCTCGACCCGGAATTTCAGGATGGTTTCTCCTGAGATATCTCTTCCCTTAGAATTTGATCTTCAGGAAGAGCTGGGCGATGTGAGCGGAGTAGTCGTTGTAACGCGAATCGAGGAAGAGGTAGCGGAGCGCATCGTCGCCGTACGAGACAAAATCGTTGCCGTAAGGAACAAGGACATCCCACTGAAAATCTTCCAGGTCGAACTTCTCGTAAAGGTAGCTGAACCCGAGCCCGTAGCGCGCCGAAAGCTTCTTCATCAAACGAAGTTCTCCTGTCGTCAGCTTCGATACCTGGTCTGGAAAATTGTACGCCTTGGCACTGAGCGAGTTGCTGTCGCCTGTCGCGATAGGATTCCACGCATCGTGTGAGACCTCCCCCTGTGTACGATTCAGGTTGGCATCCAGATAGAGACTGTCGGGGATGATAGTGATATGGCTTCCGACACCGTAAGCGGTTGACTTGTTCCCGATCTCCGTAAACCAGGTGTTGTTGAGATTGGCAAAGGTACCGTACTTTGTCTGGCCATGGACGAGGGTCTCCATCTCGCTGGATTCCATGTAGACGAAGAGATCGAGCCTCTTATCCGCCTGGAAGTACAGGGTGAAAGTGAACCCTTTGTCCTCCCCTTCCCGGAAGCCGAACGACTCCCCGGTGTTCGAATCCCAGGTTATGAGAGTGTCGGCATAATCATCCTCAACAGAGCGATAACCCAGGCCGATGGTCAGCTTTTCAACGGGCATGAGGTTGACCTGAACATCCATCTCCGTTCTGTCGCGCTCGAAGATGTCGTACTGGCGGACTCCCTGATGCTCGCCGGCGGCGAAGGTCGTGTAGGTCCCATCGAACTCACGCTTGGAAGTCTTGTAGGTCACCCTCGCATCCATCCACTCTGCCGGATTGGTGAAGAGAGTCGCTCCCATGGTGTCATCATCGGTCCCCTTTACGGCGCGAGTTCCGATATCCCGGACCGTGTCCGCATTCAAGTCTGTGTACTGATCATAATCCCAGGAACTCCTCTGGAAGAATAGCAGTGCGCCGAAGTACTTCCAGGGATGCAGAGAAGCCTCCAGAGCGGAAACCGTTTTCTGGAAATCCAGCGGACGGTGTTCAAGCGGTTGATTGTTGAACGTCGTTCCCCAGTACGATTCGACATACCGCACATATCCCTGCAGCATGAGGGGATCTTGAGTGC from Acidobacteriota bacterium carries:
- a CDS encoding carbon starvation CstA family protein; translated protein: MNVAIPLLSAFVAFLIASRYHVRSIARQLGVDDSKPTPAVSINDGRDYVPTRVHVLFAHHFSAIAGAGPIVGPTLALLYGVIPSWMWIVFGGIFIGAVHDFSALFASIRENGKSMAEIARKSMGKGGFTLFILFTLTLIVLVTAAFLNLTAVSLTSKWPLMKLGLHSGQKLLRTEVENGVEMGVIGGIASTSVIIITLFSPILGYLIYKKGIRTLMAYILAACVCAASVCLGILFPVSLDAKVWMILLSIYVLFAAAAPVWFILQPRDFINVQILYLGVTVLILAVFIGGLAGVKISAPAFNNGEETSRLGMLWPMLFITIACGAISGFHSMVATGTTAKQCAREEDIKKLGYNAMLLESLLAVGVVLVLGSFLSFSDYKAIVWPDDPSLKPNPVLAFSLAIGNALHSGFHLPTALGAVFGILLVEGFVITTLDAAIRLNRYLFEELWVILFKSPGIFLRSFWFNSGLSVLFMWVLAQGNTVNALWPIFGTGNQLLAALALAVVSIWLIKQGRKASFALLPALFMLFTTMASLVILFRDYWKQENFTLLSADIVLFFLAVSAVFLVLKTARLLTNSKI
- a CDS encoding Fur family transcriptional regulator translates to MHHSRKISQAKKREKKLENKMSEKSLEWFSKTCREKGLSATHQRLAIFLELARSVDHPTADSLHARIRKIYPTISLATVYRTLETLEKSGIIQRVSTADSLLRYDADSSQHNHFYCVSCHRVDDVPDSVINGFHLKEKSMRDCIITDYSVIFRGLCQECSRRKRPRREA
- the rd gene encoding rubredoxin, which encodes MEKWKCTVCGYIYDPAEGDDEGGIPPGTPFEELPDDWICPECGVGKDMFEKMEG
- a CDS encoding rubrerythrin family protein, with translation MRKMTEQNLRAAFAGESQAHMKYLIFAGKAEKEGNRNVGRLFRAIAFAEQVHATNHLKALGEVGSTTENLQTAINGETYEVDEMYPVFYETAKFQEEKLAQRSTNWALEAEKIHAAMYSRAKQSLEEGKDLSPVSIYICDVCGYTVEGTAPDKCPLCNASMDRFVKF
- a CDS encoding ferritin-like domain-containing protein, coding for MSRQKIIEALQKDLSDEMAAIIQYMQHHYVAEGMESPSIIEIFKKTSIDEMKHAEMLAERIVYLGGEPTTTLSRVKKGGNLKKMIKDDLDSENDAIKQYKEHIKLCGDLGDSVTRLMLEKILTDEEGHADTWETILGIKK